Below is a window of Gemmatimonadaceae bacterium DNA.
TTGCCGATCGCGTGGGCCATGTGCGACTTGCCGCTCCCCAATGGCCCGTGCAGGTACAACGGGTTGTATCGTGCGCCCGGCTCTTCGATGACGGCATCCACCGCCTTGAGCGCCAGCTGATTGGCCGGCGCCACTTCGAGCGCGTCGCGCGTGAGCGTGGGCAGCGGTGCCGGAAGCGGCGTGGCCGTCGCGAGCGCGCGCTGTACGACCGCCCGGGCTTCCTCGATCTGCGACGGATCGCGGAACACCGGATGGCCCCGGAGCGACGGGTCGGCGGTGACCGCCTGCACTTCGAGCGTGCGCAGATGTTCGATGGCCTTGCCGAACATATCGAGCAGGCCGGGCACATCGGGCGCGGTGGGCAGCGCCATGGCCCGCTCGAGCGCCGCCACGTTGTAACCGTGTTGGCGCCAGCGCCCGAGCGCTTCGCCGAGCTGCACGCGCCAGGGTTCCACCTTGGCTTCGACTTCGTGCATGACGTCGGCAATGAACCCTTCGTAGTCGGCATCGGCGGGAATGATCGCTTCGATGCGGTCAGTCACGCGGGGAGCGGCTGTGGGCGTACTCACCGTGCCGATGCGATGATCGACCCGGTGCTCGCCGCGCGGCTCACCGAGCACGGCGCGCACATCGGCGGCGGCCACCGGCTTGCCCTCGAGCTGCTGATACGCGGTGAGCTTGTTGAGCGCGCCCTTGAGTTCGCGCACATTCGCAAAGGGGAGCCGCGCCACGTCCTCGAGGACCCCGGCGGCGAACTCCACCGCGCGCGCGGTGGCCACGTTGCGCAGAATGGCGAGGCGCATTTCGTAGTCGGGGGCGCCGACATCCACCACGAGCCCGCCGGAGAGGCGCGACAGCAGCCGCTCGTCCACATCCGCGATCTCGTGCGGCTGGCGATCGCTCGTGAGCACGAGCTGGTGACCGCGCTGCAGGAGCAGATTGAGCAGCCGCAGCAGCTCGCTCTGCGTCTCCCGCTGGCCGGTGAGGAACTGCACATCGTCAAGGATGAGCAGATCCACCTGCTCGTAGTGCGCGAGGAACGCCCCCGGCGTACCGGCCGCAATGGCGCGATGCAGATGCTCGGCGACTTCCTCACCGCTCGACACGAGGACCCGCGTCTCGGACTGCTGCTCGCAGGCGGCGTGCGCGATCGCCGCCACCAGGTGCGTTTTGCCGCGCCCGGAGCCGCCGTAGATGAACAGCGGGTTGTAGGCGGCGCCCGGGGCGTCCGCGACGGCGCGGGCGGCGGAGGCCGCCAGCCGATTCGACGCGCCCACCACAAACGTGTCGAAGCGCAGCGTGGCGTCGAGCGACGCCGGCAGCGCGGGGGTCACGCCGCCACGCCTCCGGCGAGTGCCGGGGAATAGGCTGGCGTCTGCATGGCCGCCGCGGCGCGCTTGCCCGCGGTGGTGCCGTCTTCGGCACCGAGTCGGCGCAGCACCTGGGTGCCGAGCGACCGCAGGGTCTGGAAGACCCCGGTCCCCTGCAGCGCATCGGCGGCGAATTCAGGCACGCCGCGGAAGTTCAGGGCCACCGACAAGTCGGCCACCGACGCGGCGAGCGACGGCGGCAGGTCCTGCTTGTTGTACTGCATCACGATGGGCAGCGTCCGCGCATCCACGCCATGCTGGGCGAGGTTGGCGTGCATGTCCTGCAGGCTTTCGAGATTGTCGTCCCAGCGATGGCGCTGACTGTCGGCGACGAAGGCGATGCCGTCGGCGCCCTGCAGCACGAGCTGGCGAATGGCCGCGTAGTACGGCTGCCCCGGGACGGTATAGAGCTGAAACCGCACGCGATACTGCCCCACGGTGCCCAGATCCACCGGGAGGTAATCGAAGAAGAGCGTACGATCGTTGCGGGTCGCGAGCGACGTGAGCGCGCCCACCTGCGTTCCCGGCAGCGCGGAATGCAGGTAGGTGAGATTGGTCGTCTTCCCGGATCGTCCCGGGCCGTAGTAGACCAGTTTGCAGGTGATCAGCCGGGTGGCGTGATCGACAATGGGCATGCGCCCGCTCCTCGTGTCGCGTCGCCCGTCCGCCTGTCGGAACGGGTGGGAATGCCGGTGCCGATCGCGCTCAGATCGGCACGAGGGCGTGCAAGCGCGTGGCCAGTGCGATGACTTCGCGGAGGCGCTCCGCATCCTCATCGGGGACCCCGGCGCCAATCGCGGCCTCCCAGCAGGAGACTGCGCCCAGCAGGTCACCGTGCCGGAGCCGTTCGTCACCCTCCCGGCACCACGCACGACCTGCCCCTGGCGCAGACGACTCCCACTCGGCGTCCGCGACCTGCTCCCGTCTCACAGACGGCTCAGCGGCAGTCGTGGCAACGGCAGGATCTGCGCCAGGCGTCACACTTCGAGACCGCGCCGGCTCCGGCACGCCGTCGGCGATCGCGTTGGGCGGCAGTTCCAGCGCCGGCAGGCCCTCGGGGGTCAGCACGCCGACCTGCACCGGATCGAAGATCGCGTCAATCGCCTGCTCTGCCTCGCCCGGCATGCGAATGACCCCGCCGCTGTAGCGATCGGGGACCCAGAGGTCCTCCAGGGAGGGCACGACCGCATTCGTGGGCGGCGTCGGGTTCCGACGGGGGGCCACCGGGGTCTCGCGCACGGTCAGCAGCCCGATGGCGATGAGATCGTGCACCTGCTCGGCGACGTCCGAGAACTCGCGCTGCAGCACCGTGGCAAGCGCCACGAGGTCCCGTTCGCCGTCCACATGCGCCAGCACTTCCCACTGGGCCGGCGTGAGGCGCAATTCGGGGAGTTGCCCGGGCTCCAGATCTTCAAAGGCCGGCACGACCCGCGCGTGCGGGACGAGCGCTTCGATGCGGTCCCACACGATGGCCCGCTGCGCGGCCTCAATCAGCAACGGCTCCGCCGCCAGCCGCACGCGCGAGGCCGGCGGCTCGGTGGGGAGGAACCGGAAGGTCCCGTCCTTCCAGCAGAGGACGTCGAGCGCCGCTTCCTCGATCTCGCGCGGCGCCGGTGCGGGGCGCGCCTCGCCCGCCGACCGCTGGCCCATGGCGGCGACATCCGCGTCCACGATGACGCCCTGCACGAACCCGATCCGCGCTTCCCGACTGAGCAGCGGGGCCTCACAGTGCAACGTCCCGGTCTTGCGCCCGCGAGACAGCAGCTGAAAGACCTCGCCGAGCCCGAGATCGCGGATCCGGCCTTCGATGCTCAGAGAGGGCGCGCGCATCGTCATCACCTCAGGCCACGTGCACGAAGGACGTCTCGTCCTCCGCGACCGTCTGCTGGAGCCGCGCCAGCGCGTCCTTCGCGCGGCCGCGCCACGTGGGCGCCACCGCATCATCCGAGGCGAGCGACATCCACTGCGCCTGCGCATCGCGCAGCCGCCCGCGATTGACGTGCAGCAACCCGTCGTACCAGCGCGCCGCCCCGTTGGCCGGGTCGTGCCGCAGCACGCGATCGACGACGATGCGCGCGTCGGTATCACGCTCTTCGTAGACGAGCACCTCCGCCAGCAGCGCGAGCGCATCGATGTCGGTGGGCACGCGGGCGAGATGGCCCACGAGCACCTGGCGCGCCTCGACGAGGCGATGGGCCTCGCGATGCAGGCGGGCGAGTTCGAGCAGGGCGTCACGCCACTCGGGGGCGGCGGTGAGCGCCGCCACCAGTTCGAGGCGCGCGGCGAGCAGATCGCCCCGCTCGCGCAGCAGGCGCGCGATCGCGACGCGGGGCGACGGCCGCGACGGGTCGAGTGCCAGCGCGCGGCGGAAGAACGCCATCGCGAGCCCGCTGTCGTCGAGCCCCAGCGCGACATCGCCGGCGAAGTGCAGCAGGGCGGCGCTCGCCACGTCCTGTCGCAACACGCGGAAGAGCGCCCCGCGCACCATGTCCCGCCCCTCTTCGGCGGCGAGCAGCGCGGCGGCGTGCAGGGCGCACACCTCGGGATCGTCGGGCGTCTCGGCCACGAGCGTCTCGAGCAGGCGCCGCGCCAGATGCGCGCGCTGCAGCAGGCAGAGTGAACGCGCCTCGCCCACCGCCGCCCGGCGCCACAGCGCGGCGTGGGCCGGCTGGCCCTCCACGCGCTCGCGGGCTTCGCGATAGCGCTCCACCGCCTCCCCGTGCAGCGTGCGCATCGCGAAGTCATCGGCCTGCTCGCAACTGCGCGCCGCCCGCTCGGCGTCGCTCAGCACGGCCGAGTCGTGCGCGGCCTCGGGGAGCAGCGTGTCGAGTGCGGTCTCTTCGATCGGCACGCCCGCGAGCGGCGTCCCGCCGGCCACGCGCAGCAAGTCCACCGCCCCCACCGCATCGGGACACTCGAGCTGCAGTGCGATCCCCACCGCGAGCCGCACCTCGGCGCGATACGACGCGATGCCCAGCGCCTGCTGCGTTTCGCGTGCGGCGCCTTCGTGATCGCCGAGATCGGCCAGCACCTGCGCGAGCGCAAAGCGCGCCTCGGCGTGCGTCGGGCGCTGTTCAATCGCCTTGAGGAACGCTTCCCGGGCGTCGGCCGGGCGTTGGCGCTGCACCAAAATGACGCCCATGGTATGCCAGGCGTCGGCCTCGCGCGGCCGGAACATCACCAGCTCCTTGAGCAGCGACAGCGCGGCGAGAACCTCGCCGCCCTGCGCGAGGGCGCGCGCGAGATTGAGCCGCGCCAGCACGAGCGCGGGCTCGAGCTCCGCGGCGCGCGTAAAGGCTTCACGGGCCGCGACCGCATCACCCGTGTCGGCCAGCGCCACGCCGAGGTTGTTGTACGCCAGCGCGTCGCGGGCATCCACGAACAGCGCCCGCCGATACGACTCGGCTGCGGCCGCGAGATCACCCGCCTGATGACAGGCGACACCGTGCTCGTTCCACCAGCGCGCCGTCTCCTCCTGATCGAGCAGCGCGCGATACCGGGCACGGGCGGACGCGGCGTCCCCGTCGATCAGATCGAGTTCGGCGAGCGCGTGCGACACGAGCCGCGCGTCTTCGCCCTGGGCGGCGGCGCGGTCGAACTCGCGGCGCGCCTCGCGAAAGTACCCGCGCTGCCGGAAGGCGAGCCCGAGTCCGTAATGCGCGAGCGTCGCTTCCGACTCCACGGCCATGACGGCGGCCACCGACGGGCCCGCGTGATCAGCCGCCAGCGCGAGATCGCCGTCGAGCGTGTCGAGGGCCGGATTGAGCGCGGCGGCCTGTCGGGCGGCGGCCAGCGCCTCGTCGTGGTGCCCCATGTCGCCGAGCACGAAGCCACGCAGTCGATGGGCGTCGGCGAGTGCGGGCTGCTCGACGAGGAGCGCCTCGACCGCCTCGAGCGCCTGCTCGTTCTGCCCGCGCTGATAGAGCACTTCGGCGAGCAACAGCGCCGCATCGTGGCCGGCCCCGGCGTTCACCGCCCGCTCGAGCCACCGCTGCGCCTTGCGCAGGTCGCCTTCGCGCTGCTCCACCAGCGCGCGCTCGAAGAGGGCGGCGGCATCATCGGGATCCTCGGCGATCAGCGCGTCGAGCTGATGCCGCGCAGCCTCGCGCCGCCCCATGAGGCGCGACAGCCGCGCGCGCTCGAGCAGCGCCTCGCGATCATCCGGATCGGTGGCCAGCCGACTGGCCAGTTCGGCCAGGCGGGCCTCGCAGGCCCCGGGCTGCGCGGCAGCGATCTCCAGATTGCGGGCAGCAGTGCGCATCCGGGGATCAATGGCGAGGGCCCGGCGAAATGCCTCCACGGCCTCGGCATGCAACCCGCGAGTGTGATACAGCACGCCAAGATTGTTGAACGCCCCGGGGTCGTGCTGGTCCACGCGCGCGAGCATCGCCCGGAGCAGCTCGACGTCGCGTCCGGCGGTCGGCGGCGTGTTCGGTGCGGGAGACCGCAGCACGATGGCGCTCCGGCTCAGGCCAGGCGCAGGGCGCGGAGCATCACCTGCAGCGACGCGGGGTCGGGGAGCAGCAGGAAGAAGCCGCGCAGCGTCTGATCGAGCTCGGTGAGCATGAACTCGCTCTCCACGCAGAGCACCCGCTCGCCGCCATCGGCCACTTCGCCGAAGACACTCTCCAGGACCGCCGAGGACATGTCGATGACCATCGACGGGGGCGACGGCAGCAGCAGCATCCCCAGGAAGTCGCTGAGCGCGTTCATGTAGGCGCCGCTCAGGATATTCCCCGTTTCCTTGATCGCCGACGTCTCAAGCTCGCTGAACGCCACCGACGACCCGATGGGACGGCGGAGCATGAGCTCGGCCAGTCGCATGACGGTGGGCTTCGGGAAGATCAGCAGCGTGCGGCCGGTGAGATCGCCCAGCATGTGCATGAACACCGCGGCGACCGGCTCATCGGCTGGCTGGAACTGGGCCGGCAGATCGCTCACGCCGGCAATGCTGATGGCGGGCACCTTGATCATGATGGTGCTCCCCGTCATCTGCGACAGCGCCGTGGCCGCGTGGCCGGCGCCGATGTTTGCCGTCTCGCGCAGGGCGTCGAGCTGAATGTGCTTGAGCGTATGGAGAGCGGGCATGATCGGCATCAGAGCAGGCTGGCGGCGTCGAGGATCAGAGCCAGGCGGCCATCGCCCAGCACGGTGGCACCACTGAACCACGGGGTCGCGCCGCGCACCTGATCGAGCGGCTTCACCACGATGTCCTGCTGCGCCACGAGCGAGTCGACGCGCAGGGCGGCCCGTTTGCCGCCCAGCTCGACGATCGCCAAGTGCTGCTCCTCGGTCCCTCGAGAGGCTGACGACGGAGCCAGCCCGAATCGTTCATCAAGCGCCACGAGCGGAACAACCTCGTCACGGATGGTGACGGCGGCTCCCGCCGCGTGATGCACCTGCAGGCTGTCGTGATAGGCGAGACACTCCTCCACGTGCACCGCGGGGATCGCAAAAATTCGCCCCTGGACCTCCACCAACAGGGCGCGGGCGATCGCGATCGTGACCGGCACCCGCAAGGTGAACACGGTCCCCTGCCCCGGTACGGACTCGAGGGCCAGCTGCCCCCCGAGCGCGCGCACGCGGGTGTTCACCACATCCACGCCTACGCCACGCCCGGAGAGCGTGGTGATCGTCTTGGCGGTGCTGAGTCCGGGATGCGCGATCACGCGGAGCAGCTCATGATCATCGAGCGCCGGCACGGACTCGGCCAGCAGGCCGTGGGCCTTGGCCCGGGCGAGCACCGCCTCGCGATCGATCCCACGCCCGTCGTCGCGCACCTCGATGCGCACATTCGACCGCTCGCGCACGGCGCGCAGCACGAGCGTGCCGGCAGGCGCCTTGCCGCGCGCGCGGCGCTCGTCGGGGGGCTCGATGCCGTGATCGAGCGCATTCCGCAGGAGATGCAGAATGGGATCCCCCACCGCATCGAGCAGCGAGCGATCCAATTCGAGTTCGCGGCCTTCCACCACGAAGCTCACTTCCTTGCCCAGTTCGCGCGCTACGTCGCGCACCAGGCGCGGGAAGCGGTCAAACACATCCGAGGCCGGCAGCAGACGCGCCTGCAGCACTTCGGCCTGCAGCGCACTCACGAGGCGCGCGGTATCGCGGGCCGTGCGTTGCACGGCGCGATCGGGGTGCGCCATGCCGTCCACGAGTCGCGTCAGGCGATCGCGGGTGATGACGAGTTCGCCCACGAGTTCGAGCAGCGTATCGAGCCGCCGCGCGTCGAGCCGCACGGTCCGCGTGACCGTCGGGGCCACCGGCGCCGCCTTTGCCCGTCGGCCTTTCGTGCTCTTCGCGTCCTGCTCCGGATCGCGCACCACCACGCGGGCGACTTCGCCGGCACTCGTGACGGCAGCCGCCAGATCGGCATCGGCAATCGGGCTCTTGAGCGCCACGGCAAACACGCCTTCGAAGTGCGCGTCCTGCCACTGCTCGAGCGGTGGCGTCGTGCGCTGTACCGTGCCCACGGCCCGCAGCTTGGTGAGCACGATCATCGCGCGCACGCCCTTGAGAGGACAGTCGCTGGTGAGGGCGACCTCCACCAGCCGCAGCCCGTGCTCTGCACTGCCGGCCTCGCGCGGCTGCACGGTCTCCGGCGACGGCATCGCGTTCATGAGGGCCGCGATGCCGCTCACGCGCTCTGCCGGCTTGAGGCGCGCCAACAGCGCCTCGATCGCGGGGGTCAGCGCGGTGACCCCGCCGGCGGCGTCGGTGATGCTCGTGCGCAGGGCCTCGGTCCCTTCGAGCAGTAGCGACACGAGGGTGGCGCCGAGCGCTTCGTCGCCATGGCGGACGGGTTCGCAGCGCCCTTCGAGTGCGTGCGCGAGCCGCTCCACCGCGGTGTACCCCATCGCGGCCGCCATCCCCTTGATGGTGTGCATGCCGCGAAAGACCGTGGCGATCTGCTCGGCGGCGCCATCGGCATTCGGCGCCTGCTCGAGCGCGAGCAGCGCGGCATCGATGGCGTCGAGATGCTCGCGCGCTTCGGCGTGGAAGAGCGCCGCGTACTTGCCGGCGTCGCGCGTGGCGGACATGGCCGGACCGGGGAGCGTGGGGAGCCGCTCGTGCGCCGCGGCTTACGCCGCGGTGAGCACGCGGTTGACGGCTTCGAGCACGCGGCTCGGCTGGAAGGGCTTCACCACGAAGTCCTTCGCGCCGGCCTGAATCGCCTCGACGACGAGCGCCTGCTGCCCCATCGCGCTGCACATGAGGATGCGCGCCTGCGGGTCATGCTTGGTGATCTCGCGCACGGCATCGATGCCGCCCATGTCGGGCATCACGATGTCCATCGTGACGAGATCGGGGCGCAGCTCGCGATAGCGCTCAACGGCCTGCACACCGGTTTCCGCCTCGCCCACCACTTCGAAGCCCGCCTGCGTGAGGATGTCCCCCACCATGGTGCGCATGAAGATGGCGTCGTCGCAGATCAGTACCGTTCGGCTCACCGTTCCCTCTCCTCGGCTGAATGCAGGTGTCCGGCTACCAGCTGCG
It encodes the following:
- a CDS encoding DUF4388 domain-containing protein codes for the protein MRAPSLSIEGRIRDLGLGEVFQLLSRGRKTGTLHCEAPLLSREARIGFVQGVIVDADVAAMGQRSAGEARPAPAPREIEEAALDVLCWKDGTFRFLPTEPPASRVRLAAEPLLIEAAQRAIVWDRIEALVPHARVVPAFEDLEPGQLPELRLTPAQWEVLAHVDGERDLVALATVLQREFSDVAEQVHDLIAIGLLTVRETPVAPRRNPTPPTNAVVPSLEDLWVPDRYSGGVIRMPGEAEQAIDAIFDPVQVGVLTPEGLPALELPPNAIADGVPEPARSRSVTPGADPAVATTAAEPSVRREQVADAEWESSAPGAGRAWCREGDERLRHGDLLGAVSCWEAAIGAGVPDEDAERLREVIALATRLHALVPI
- a CDS encoding tetratricopeptide repeat protein; translated protein: MLRSPAPNTPPTAGRDVELLRAMLARVDQHDPGAFNNLGVLYHTRGLHAEAVEAFRRALAIDPRMRTAARNLEIAAAQPGACEARLAELASRLATDPDDREALLERARLSRLMGRREAARHQLDALIAEDPDDAAALFERALVEQREGDLRKAQRWLERAVNAGAGHDAALLLAEVLYQRGQNEQALEAVEALLVEQPALADAHRLRGFVLGDMGHHDEALAAARQAAALNPALDTLDGDLALAADHAGPSVAAVMAVESEATLAHYGLGLAFRQRGYFREARREFDRAAAQGEDARLVSHALAELDLIDGDAASARARYRALLDQEETARWWNEHGVACHQAGDLAAAAESYRRALFVDARDALAYNNLGVALADTGDAVAAREAFTRAAELEPALVLARLNLARALAQGGEVLAALSLLKELVMFRPREADAWHTMGVILVQRQRPADAREAFLKAIEQRPTHAEARFALAQVLADLGDHEGAARETQQALGIASYRAEVRLAVGIALQLECPDAVGAVDLLRVAGGTPLAGVPIEETALDTLLPEAAHDSAVLSDAERAARSCEQADDFAMRTLHGEAVERYREARERVEGQPAHAALWRRAAVGEARSLCLLQRAHLARRLLETLVAETPDDPEVCALHAAALLAAEEGRDMVRGALFRVLRQDVASAALLHFAGDVALGLDDSGLAMAFFRRALALDPSRPSPRVAIARLLRERGDLLAARLELVAALTAAPEWRDALLELARLHREAHRLVEARQVLVGHLARVPTDIDALALLAEVLVYEERDTDARIVVDRVLRHDPANGAARWYDGLLHVNRGRLRDAQAQWMSLASDDAVAPTWRGRAKDALARLQQTVAEDETSFVHVA
- a CDS encoding chemotaxis protein CheA, with translation MSATRDAGKYAALFHAEAREHLDAIDAALLALEQAPNADGAAEQIATVFRGMHTIKGMAAAMGYTAVERLAHALEGRCEPVRHGDEALGATLVSLLLEGTEALRTSITDAAGGVTALTPAIEALLARLKPAERVSGIAALMNAMPSPETVQPREAGSAEHGLRLVEVALTSDCPLKGVRAMIVLTKLRAVGTVQRTTPPLEQWQDAHFEGVFAVALKSPIADADLAAAVTSAGEVARVVVRDPEQDAKSTKGRRAKAAPVAPTVTRTVRLDARRLDTLLELVGELVITRDRLTRLVDGMAHPDRAVQRTARDTARLVSALQAEVLQARLLPASDVFDRFPRLVRDVARELGKEVSFVVEGRELELDRSLLDAVGDPILHLLRNALDHGIEPPDERRARGKAPAGTLVLRAVRERSNVRIEVRDDGRGIDREAVLARAKAHGLLAESVPALDDHELLRVIAHPGLSTAKTITTLSGRGVGVDVVNTRVRALGGQLALESVPGQGTVFTLRVPVTIAIARALLVEVQGRIFAIPAVHVEECLAYHDSLQVHHAAGAAVTIRDEVVPLVALDERFGLAPSSASRGTEEQHLAIVELGGKRAALRVDSLVAQQDIVVKPLDQVRGATPWFSGATVLGDGRLALILDAASLL
- a CDS encoding GTPase domain-containing protein — translated: MPIVDHATRLITCKLVYYGPGRSGKTTNLTYLHSALPGTQVGALTSLATRNDRTLFFDYLPVDLGTVGQYRVRFQLYTVPGQPYYAAIRQLVLQGADGIAFVADSQRHRWDDNLESLQDMHANLAQHGVDARTLPIVMQYNKQDLPPSLAASVADLSVALNFRGVPEFAADALQGTGVFQTLRSLGTQVLRRLGAEDGTTAGKRAAAAMQTPAYSPALAGGVAA
- a CDS encoding ATP-binding protein — its product is MTPALPASLDATLRFDTFVVGASNRLAASAARAVADAPGAAYNPLFIYGGSGRGKTHLVAAIAHAACEQQSETRVLVSSGEEVAEHLHRAIAAGTPGAFLAHYEQVDLLILDDVQFLTGQRETQSELLRLLNLLLQRGHQLVLTSDRQPHEIADVDERLLSRLSGGLVVDVGAPDYEMRLAILRNVATARAVEFAAGVLEDVARLPFANVRELKGALNKLTAYQQLEGKPVAAADVRAVLGEPRGEHRVDHRIGTVSTPTAAPRVTDRIEAIIPADADYEGFIADVMHEVEAKVEPWRVQLGEALGRWRQHGYNVAALERAMALPTAPDVPGLLDMFGKAIEHLRTLEVQAVTADPSLRGHPVFRDPSQIEEARAVVQRALATATPLPAPLPTLTRDALEVAPANQLALKAVDAVIEEPGARYNPLYLHGPLGSGKSHMAHAIGNAVRTRWPEKLVACLSGQAFVEEYVAALQEGAVERWRLRYRAADVFILDDLQQLIGKERTQEELFHLFNHLLSRGAQVVLAGDRSPRDLLGLADRLRSRFEGGLVVGVQPRERPRLETLVARAPGEVDRFFEDREKSIWQWPDVSGRLIEEYR
- a CDS encoding response regulator is translated as MSRTVLICDDAIFMRTMVGDILTQAGFEVVGEAETGVQAVERYRELRPDLVTMDIVMPDMGGIDAVREITKHDPQARILMCSAMGQQALVVEAIQAGAKDFVVKPFQPSRVLEAVNRVLTAA
- a CDS encoding chemotaxis protein CheC encodes the protein MPALHTLKHIQLDALRETANIGAGHAATALSQMTGSTIMIKVPAISIAGVSDLPAQFQPADEPVAAVFMHMLGDLTGRTLLIFPKPTVMRLAELMLRRPIGSSVAFSELETSAIKETGNILSGAYMNALSDFLGMLLLPSPPSMVIDMSSAVLESVFGEVADGGERVLCVESEFMLTELDQTLRGFFLLLPDPASLQVMLRALRLA